The genomic segment CAATCCTCAGACGTTAGTTGTGGTATTATGTGAGACTTTGACAATGACCGACAATGGAGTGTTGAGAACACGAACCTGATCTTCAAAAAGTCCTATCGTTCCATAGCTGGAAGTAAAACTATTCATTGTCATGTCAAAGAACACACCTGCCTTTCCCCACTGGCAATAGAGAAGCAGGTCGGAGCCACTCTTATGGCCACTCCATAAGGTGCACTCCAGTCCTCAGATGTTAGTTGTGGTATTATATGTGACTTTGACAATGACTGACAATGGAATGTTGACAACATGACCCTGATCTCCAAAAAGTCCTATCCTTCCATAGCTGGCAGTAGAACTATTCATTTTCGCATCAAAGAACACACTCAAGGTTTGCCTTTCCCCACTGGCAATACAGAAGTGGGTTGGTGCCACCTTTATGGTTACTCCATAAGGCGCACTCCAGCCAACTTTATATGTTTCACTGCCAGCAATGTTAGTCACTGATCTTTGGACTGTTTTAGACTGATATAGTTTAGCGATTGTAATGGAGGGAAGATTCAGGTCAGTGCCATTGATGGTTGAGTTATAAGACAAACAATTTTGACCTGTGTAGTTCAATACCACAGGACTAGATCCATTAATTCCACAAAGAAATGACATATAGTCATCATAACCTGCAGAAGCACGAAGTATGAAGTTAGAATGAGATGCATTAAGTTCACAAGTAAATTAATGGACCAGAGGTACCAAATGCACAACTAAAAGCCAGATTGTCTCTTGTAACAATTTAAGCAGAATTTACAATATGACACCTATCATATCAATTGTAAGAAGTTGATCTGCTTAAGGCATTCTTTTGGTTTTACATTTCTGGGAGGATAATATGAGACATGGATTAGGGAAAGTTAAATTGATCATGCAATTGACACGCATAAAGAGTAGGCAACAAAAGCCTAGTCACTTGCAGCAATTACATTGATTACCAACCCGGGAAATGACATTAATCCAGGACAACGTCCATCCATGTGGGTTACTGGCTTCTTTCTGAACAGCTGTAACAGTGCTGTATTTAACACTCCCTCTCATGTGGGGACCCCTCATCCTACACCTTAAATGAGGCCAACTCTATTCATGCGCAATTTGTTCTGCAGCAACCCGCTTGACATTGCACAAACACATTCTAACAAGTGGCAAACCAGAACTAGACTTAGCTAATGTGCGGCTTCCACTTACAAAATATGGTACCAGATAAAGTTCAAGGACATAAAAGAGTTCACGCTGTGGGCTACATGAGTTTGAGCatccaagaaattttttttaattcaaatgagCCCTTTACTCATAAAAAATGAactaattaaaatgaatattggggggaaaaaattagaagggaaaagaaaattttggataCTCAGCTGTATCATTAATATTTCATACCCAACCTCATCCAAAACCTAAAATTAAGTCGATATTCTAACATGTTTATTCTCATGGAAGCAAGGACAATTTAGGTGGATAAATATTTTCTACAATGACTAGATAACATAGGTACCATTATCAGATTTGTGTGTACTAGATAGAGTAACTCCAACATCCTAGGTAAATGAGCACATGTAAAAATTACTAAATAACTAGTGAAAGAGTTTGTATGATACAAGTGGAATAACTTACCTGAATCAAAAATCAAACCCGGATCCAGAGCTGCAGTTGCATTTACAAAACCACTTCCCATGTCGAAAGGCGTAGCTGGAGACTGATTTATATCTGGGTTGGAATAAGCACGCTGAGCCATTATTGGCCCACCATTATTGTCATATAAAGAAGCTGTTGTGGATAGTGCAGAGGCAATTGCCGCAGGGCTGAAACTGGGAAACTTTTGCTTGATCAGCGCAGCAAGCCCGGCAATATGAGGAGCAGCCATACTCGTTCCAGACATCAATGCAAAGTTCTCACCTGGAGGGTTCGGTTGACAGAGTAAGACACTATTACCACTTGTGTAAACCTTATAACATTAAATCACAATTGGACTATTCCTACTGTATTTATATTCCTACCTTGAAATTCAACCGAGTCTGTGCCAAGTGAACTCCATGCAGCCCATATTAGATTTCCAGGAGCTACCAAATTGGGTTTCAAAATGTCAGCATCATCGAGAAAATTGTCTTCTGGATCTGGTCCTCTAGCAGAGTAAAACATAACTTTGGGAGCAGAATTAGAGTAGTTTGCTTTTAGTCCACCTAAAATGCTTGCAACAGAACCAAATCTAGTAATTTTCTTCGTAGTTTCATTTCTCTCCAAAGAAGAATTGTAGTATTGGAGTAGAACCTGCCATAAGGATCATTCAAGACTAAGATTTCATATAAGTGAGAACTTTTTTTGAAGGACAAGAAAAGAAATGTCATTTGTCAGCAAATGCTAACACAAATAACCTTCACCTTCGAATCATCTGGGGATGGAATTATGATCCCAGGCACTCTCATTGGAATTGGATTAAGCTGAAAGCCAATAACAAACGGATCCATGTAGAACACAACACCAGCTGCACTGAGGTTTTTGGCTGTTGCTATAGCTTGTTTGATTGTTGAGAGTCCAAGCACAAAGCGAATTGAATAGCTGCAGATCAAGAGGTTTCCTTTGACCAAATCCTGATTGAAGTTACTAGAATCTTGACATTCACCCACATACATATCAGTAGCAACTGTTGTCTCGTTGTTCAAAGCATGAAGTGCAGAAATGAGGGTCAACATGGTATTTTTATGTGTTCCAGCTGAAGGAAAACAATGTATATTATTAGACTCTATCTCAATGAAAAGTAGAAAACCATTCATTACAAAGCAAATGATAACATTGATTGTTGTTGTGCTTTCTGctcttattttgtttgttgcAAGTTCATCTGAGATTGCCTGGGCAGAGAAATTAAGAAATGGAGCAGTGATGATAAACTTACGAGCAAGCCCAACTCCATGAATGGTTACATTGTTGCCAAGTATTATAGAGTTACTGTAGGCTCTGTCATGAGAAGCTGCACCAACAGTGAAGATCCATGGACTGAAGGAAGACATGCTCTTAGGCGATGGTCCAGTATTGCCTGCTGCTTGCACAGCAAAAATGCCAGCCTTCACAGCTGAGAGCAATGCCATGTCTATGGGATTAAAAAATGTTGCAATACCAGGAGGACGCCTGTTGGGTGTGATTGATAAACTTAAAACATCAACCCCATCCTGAGCTGCCTGCAAATACATAATGGGTGATAAACATTATGACCATATGAAAAGATACGTTTAGCAATGCAATCTCCAGAAATTGTCTCATTTTTCCTCTCTTCTATATTTTTGCAGAGTTGAGTTGTCGACTCAATCCCAACTAGTTCAAAAGGAACCTTCTCTTGCTTGTTGTTTAGAAAAACTGCTCTACTTGGAAAGACAGAACAGTTTCCCAGGCAATTTGAACCTATAAAATCTGGCCAGAATGAGGCAAACAACAAATTGGGTGGAACTGAAGAGAAGAGGCAACAACCTTTGATTGGCTCAAATTGTCTAGACAAAGGCCAAATTCAGTCACGGTCCATGAAAGAGTGAGGCATATTGATAAACAAAAGTGTATAAATCGATCAAATGCCCCAGGTagtttcaaatttcaaagttcTTTTGGTTTGTGAAAAGTTGTGTAACAGAATTATTTGCAGAAAACAGACCAAGTTAAATATATGTACCTGGTCTATAGCAGCAACAACATCGGCAGCGAAACCTCCAAAACTCTTGTATAATGCCTTGTAAACAGCAACACTGGAAAAGATGAAAATGCAATTAATACAAAAGTAGCGTTATTGCAGGCAAAAACTTAATGAAActgattttttcaatatatgcTTTTTAGCAAGGAATAATatcaaaaaggtttttttttttcctattgttCTTGCCACAATATACCGAAAAGGAGCTCTGTAGGAAGCACTGCACTTTGATAAAAACAGGACCTACACATAATCATGGTACCTAGTGAATGCTACTGATTTTATACCTTTACTTCT from the Populus nigra chromosome 1, ddPopNigr1.1, whole genome shotgun sequence genome contains:
- the LOC133670968 gene encoding subtilisin-like protease SBT2.2 — encoded protein: MEGVYLVHLVVMVLSLGVLAGTLCQVDDGSENGTTAVYIVTLKQAPASHYYGELRKNTNVFKHGAPRNPKQSHNPRNDSRSNQSSSSYIARVHDSLLRRVLRGEKYLKLYSYHYLINGFAVLVTPEQANKLSRRKEVANVALDFSVRTATTHTPQFLGLPQGAWPKAGGYETAGEGIVIGFIDTGIDPSHPSFSDDSSLNSYPVPSHFSGICEVTRDFPSGSCNRKLIGARHFAASAITRGIFNSSQDYASPFDGDGHGTHTASVAAGNHGIPVIVARHHFGNASGMAPRAHVAVYKALYKSFGGFAADVVAAIDQAAQDGVDVLSLSITPNRRPPGIATFFNPIDMALLSAVKAGIFAVQAAGNTGPSPKSMSSFSPWIFTVGAASHDRAYSNSIILGNNVTIHGVGLAPGTHKNTMLTLISALHALNNETTVATDMYVGECQDSSNFNQDLVKGNLLICSYSIRFVLGLSTIKQAIATAKNLSAAGVVFYMDPFVIGFQLNPIPMRVPGIIIPSPDDSKVLLQYYNSSLERNETTKKITRFGSVASILGGLKANYSNSAPKVMFYSARGPDPEDNFLDDADILKPNLVAPGNLIWAAWSSLGTDSVEFQGENFALMSGTSMAAPHIAGLAALIKQKFPSFSPAAIASALSTTASLYDNNGGPIMAQRAYSNPDINQSPATPFDMGSGFVNATAALDPGLIFDSGYDDYMSFLCGINGSSPVVLNYTGQNCLSYNSTINGTDLNLPSITIAKLYQSKTVQRSVTNIAGSETYKVGWSAPYGVTIKVAPTHFCIASGERQTLSVFFDAKMNSSTASYGRIGLFGDQGHVVNIPLSVIVKVTYNTTTNI